A region from the Thalassophryne amazonica chromosome 2, fThaAma1.1, whole genome shotgun sequence genome encodes:
- the ddias gene encoding DNA damage-induced apoptosis suppressor protein produces MSVRRILVQCAVLSLQDTCMFYPCCKCCFSRIDVQQHDLKICRCSKCGYNCLREEVDYRYRLSLRVSRDTCIFGVTVFGTCLNQFFGIHASGLQRFVEDLDYPPEAPTRSRLLVKAVEDCFIGRHFIFGIKVTDAESGPWFRRHVSSANEDMAQFIASQMLLPKPAVLGSCTVISYYKVLLQKVAEYLQGNADPNKTSRLIAEIPLLISHQRPDNSSSNSTFLALGLLSQSLQRSQHQDYTLNPTPPWQQSLGLVTSSAEQDESCSALDRDDKNEGQTNNKSVSCHAEKTCLEDNNDTELIHFSLESFSDSNSSLTSSLMDKADSNTPLLTTWFSPSLSHERKPFPVTPIAKRLTSGHHSKTSLSGVLAWDDLPFSESLTEFLQEEDKLCERVHQTEPNLNVQTQSEAATNDLQIIKSQNDKSMKSVSVHKSNRRSQDMLFDKTEAPAVSHERDLIQYLSDQSNKEPFGCLKNSQASHLCFCGQEESHESLSSGKSSSDHVEEDVYDCSADLFSTSLDSDMNRKAPDQEETVIQVHIHRRTQTVNAETSQLLSSPETDQGWCEKANTSSSATPEKGLNEKLQDVTNVNSDKLTSVDMIHYSYSQSFDFIPSSQSTPIVKVAAFTPRNETSTQKDSWTESAGANLVCSVTSSKYSQTFTPKRKFWKGNKYQCNLLACRKRAEPTGVHECDVTACDNDDTQLIVPPTTVKTQVRMKARMRKLAANQRCTLCFTQEGQQEKKNSHKRTLLDKCSVSPRALAQTETHVFCQMHGSETAECDNTTVNEGNLGESNGHISEACDCSRDLFSDSV; encoded by the exons ATGTCTGTCAGACGGATTTTGGTGCAGTGCGCTGTTTTGTCTCTACAAGACACATGCATGTTTTATCCGTGTTGTAAATGCTGCTTCTCACGGATAGACGTTCAACAACATGACCTGAAAAT ATGCAGATGCTCCAAGTGTGGTTACAACTGTCTGAGGGAAGAGGTTGATTACAGATACCGCCTGTCACTGAGGGTGTCCCGGGACACCTGTATATTTGGAGTCACAGTTTTTGGAACATGCTTGAATCAGTTCTTCGGCATTCATGCAAGTGGTTTACAGAG GTTTGTAGAGGACTTGGATTATCCACCTGAAGCACCAACCAGATCCAGATTGTTGGTAAAGGCCGTTGAGGACTGTTTCATTGGAAGACATTTTATCTTTGGGATAAAG GTCACTGATGCAGAAAGTGGTCCATGGTTCAGAAGACATGTTAGCTCTGCTAATGAAGACATGGCCCAGTTTATAGCCAGTCAGATGCTCCTCCCAAAGCCTGCAGTCCTGGGAAGCTGCACAGTGATCAGTTATTACAAAGTCCTTCTTCAGAAAGTTGCTGAATATTTGCAAGGAAATGCTGATCCCAACAAAACCTCCAGACTCATAGCAGAAATACCACTGCTGATTTCCCATCAGCGTCCAGACAACAGCTCCAGTAATTCCACATTCCTTGCCTTGGGGCTTTTATCTCAATCACTTCAAAG GTCACAGCACCAAGACTACACTCTTAATCCCACCCCTCCATGGCAACAATCACTGGGCCTTGTTACTTCATCAGCAGAACAGGATGAGAGTTGCAGTGCCCTCGACCGTGATGACAAGAACGAAGGACAGACAAACAACAAAAGTGTATCTTGCCATGCAGAGAAAACCTGTTTGGAGGATAATAATGATACAGAGTTAATTCATTTTTCTTTAGAGAGCTTTTCAGATAGTAATTCATCACTGACCAGTTCATTGATGGACAAGGCTGACAGTAACACCCCCCTGCTGACCACTTGGTTCAGTCCATCCCTGTCACATGAGAGAAAACCTTTTCCAGTGACCCCCATTGCGAAGAGATTAACGTCTGGACATCACAGCAAAACATCTTTATCAGGTGTCTTGGCTTGGGATGATTTGCCTTTCTCTGAGAGTCTTACAGAGTTTTTGCAGGAGGAAGACAAATTGTGTGAAAGAGTTCATCAGACAGAACCGAATCTAAATGTGCAAACTCAGAGTGAAGCAGCAACAAATGACCTGCAAATCATAAAATCACAAAACGACAAATCAATGAAATCTGTTTCAGTTCACAAAAGCAACAGgcgctcacaggacatgttattCGACAAAACGGAGGCACCTGCAGTGAGTCATGAAAGGGACTTGATCCAGTATTTATCTGACCAGAGCAATAAGGAGCCCTTTGGATGTCTGAAAAACAGTCAAGCCAGCCATCTTTGTTTCTGTGGGCAAGAGGAGTCTCATGAGTCTTTGTCTTCAGGCAAAAGCAGCAGTGATCATGTTGAAGAGGATGTCTATGATTGTTCAGCAGACCTATTCAGCACCTCACTTGACAGTGATATGAACAGAAAGGCACCTGACCAAGAAGAAACTGTGATACAGGTGCACATACACAGAAGAACGCAGACAGTCAATGCAGAAACAAGCCAACTTCTTTCCTCACCAGAAACAGATCAGGGATGGTGTGAAAAAGCCAACACAtcgtcttcagcaacaccagaaAAAGGTCTCAATGAGAAATTACAAGATGTCACAAATGTTAACAGTGATAAACTCACCAGTGTAGACATGATTCATTACAGTTATTCACAGTCTTTTGATTTTATCCCATCGTCTCAGTCCACTCCCATTGTAAAGGTGGCTGCTTTTACCCCAAGAAATGAAACATCTACTCAAAAAGACAG TTGGACAGAGAGTGCTGGTGCAAACTTAGTGTGCAGTGTGACATCTAGCAAATACAGCCAGACCTTCACCCCGAagagaaagttctggaaggggaacAAGTATCAGTGCAATCTACTGGCCTGCAGAAAACGGGCTGAGCCTACAGGAGTCCATGAGTGTGATGTGACTGCCTGTGACAATGACGATACTCAGTTAATAGTTCCGCCCACTACTGTGAAAACGCAAGTACGTATGAAAGCCAGAATGAGAAAATTGGCTGCTAACCAACGCTGCACCTTGTGTTTCACTCAGGAGGGGCAGCAGGaaaagaaaaacagtcataaaagaaCTTTGTTGGATAAATGTTCGGTATCACCGAGAGCTCTGGCACAAACAGAAACCCATGTATTTTGTCAGATGCATGGCAGTGAGACAGCAGAGTGTGATAACACAACAGTCAATGAGGGGAATCTGGGGGAATCTAATGGCCACATCAGTGAGGCGTGTGATTGCTCAAGGGATTTGTTCTCTGACTCTGTCTGA